tttatgtAGTTGTCGATGCCttactattgcagtatgaaatgaatCACTTATGAAAACTTCCCAaattaaggataaaaataaaatttaacttaagatgcttctggaataccacccctgataTATATCAGGCAATATTTACAGGTCGTGACGGCGACATGAACAACGGTGTGGGTGGATGCTGCGAGGGCTACGGCAACGACTCATCCAGCAGCTCAACAGGTAGCcacaggaaatgacgtcacactgaACATATCAAAATTGTTGCGTCACTTTGTACACGACATGACAGTAGCGTCATCTTTTTACATGACATCATAATAGCGTCACGTTGGGAGGTCATTGCAGTCGATAAACTATTTACATTTAGTTTAAGTTGTCAAGCTGTACAGATAATCACATAAGCGTAACGTTGTACACGTATAAATAGCAGCGCATGTTGTAAACGTCAATATAAGAGCGTCATGTTGTACACGTCATATAACTGCGTCATTTTGCAGAGGTCAATATAGCAGCGTCACGTTTTACATTTCAATATAGCTGCGTCTTGTTGTACACGTCAATATAGCGGCGTCATGTTGTACACGTCAATATTGCAGCGTAACGTTGTACACGTAAATATAGCAGCGTCATGTTGTAAACGTCAATATTGCAGCGTCATGTTGTACACGTCAATATAGCAGCGTAATGTTGTACACGTCAATATAGCAGCGTAATGTTGTACACGTAAATATAGCAGCGTCGTGTTCTCGTATAAATAGCAGCGTCATGTTGTACACGTCAATATAGCAGCGTCATGTTATATACTTCAATAtttcacatatcgttactataaatagtaacaaaatgacgtcgcgatagggccgttattcgtatctagcgggccaatataaattacaTCAGTCCGCagagccgggccgatttttcatatcagaaaagaatggaatCGCGcgactgaacaaaatggcgtccacattcagccttagccaacggtgatcaataaaattgAGCTACAACTCAACGAGAGAATCGAACATGATTATAATGACacacgtagcacacaatttggataatttaatacaaatatcgattgaaactgaacaTCATCTGTACCTTAAATTGATGCCTCTATTTGTGTTTAACCAGCATTTGTCAAACACTGTGAAACAGCAAACTTTATAGAAAAAGACACACATACCTcaatgacaacttaaatccggttcttataataataaaataacaaagatttgtaattccattttctgttattccatcTGTTTAtctactttgattttaaatcacacttttaaacgattgcatcgaaagcttaaCACTGTCACCATAAACACggtttacgaaatcgaatgtcgaAGCGATTATAATAATTCTATTTCTATCGAAGCTCCCAATTATGAATGTcaaacacaaaatccgaaatacgttttggaatcgttcgatgcttaaacaatatttaattgttaaagtcTAGGTAATTTCGtcattacgtcacatgagatacgtcatcaattgcgtaatcaattgaatgaaaataaaagtacggaaggcTGTTTCTGcttaaattttagtgaaggaccaaaatagtatgatatgtgatataaacgataacacacggcagagctgggccggacgtcaaaaatcggccctagccgcataatggccctcgggccacaggccctcgggccgttatgtaggcagcgggccgattatagacgcccggctcagctctgccgtgtgttattgtctaaatagcAGCGTCAGGTTGAAGAAGTCAATATAGCAGCGTCATGTTGTACACGTCAATATAGGAGCGTCGTGTTGTTCACGTATAAATAGCAGCGTCATTTTGTACACGTCAATATAGCGGCATCGTGTTGTTCACGTATAAATAGCAGCATCATGATGTACACGTCAATATAGCAGCGTCGTGTTTTTCACGTATAAATAGCAGCGTCCTGTTGTACACGTCAATATAGCAGCATCGTGTTGCTCACGTATAAATAGCAGCGTCATTTTGTACATGTCATGATAGCAGCGTCATGTTGTACACGTCATACTAGCAGCGTAATGTTGAACACGTCAATATAGCAGCGTCATGTTGTACACGTCAATATAGCAGCGTAGCTTTGTACACGTCAATATAGCAGCGTCGTGTTGAACACGTCAATATAGCAGCGTCATGTTGTACACGTCAATATAGCAGCGTCATGTTGTACACGTCAATATAGCAGCGTCATGTTGTAAACGTCAATATAGCAGCGTAGCTTTGTACACGTCAATATAGCAGCGTCGTGTTGTACACGTCAATATAGCAGCGTCATGTTGTACACGTCAATATAGCAGCGTCATGTTGTACACGTCAATATAGCAGCATCGTGTTGTTCACGTATAAACAGCAGCGTCATTTGGTTCACGTCAATATAGCAGCGTCATGTTGTACACATCAATATAGCAGCGTCATGTTGTACACGTCAATATAGCAGCGTCATGTTGTACACGTCAATATAGCAGCGTCATGTTGTACACATCAATATAGCAGCGTCATGTTGTACACGTCAATATAGCAGCGTCATGTTATACACATCAATATAGAAGCGTAACGTTGTACACGTCAATATAGCAGCTTAACATTGTACACGTCAATATAGCAGCGTCATGTTATACACGTCAATAAAGCAGCGTAATGTTATACACGTCAATATAGCAGCATAACGTTGTACACGTCAATATAGCAGCGTCTTGTTGTACACGTCAATATAGCAGCGTCATGATGTACACTTCAATATAGCAGCGTCTTGTTGTACACGTCAATATAGCAGCGTCATGTTATACACGTCAATATAGCAGCGTAATGTTATACACGTCAATATAGCAGCGTCTTGTTGTACACGTCAATATAGCAGCGTCATGTTGTACACGTCAATATAGCAGCGTTGTGTTGTTCACGTCAATATAGCAGCGTCATGTTATACACGTCAATATAGCAGCGTCTTGTTGTACACGTCAATATAGCAGCGTCATGTTGTACACGTCATACTAGCAGCGTAATGTTGAACACGTCAATATAGCAGCGTCATGTTGTACACGTCAATATAGCAGCGTAGCTTTGTACACGTCAATATAGCAGCGTCGTGTTGTACACGTCAATATAGCAGCGTCATGTTGTACACGTCAATATAGCAGCGTCATGTTGTAAACGTCAATATAGCAGCGTCATGTTGTACACGTCAATATAGCAGGGTAACGTTGTACACGTCAATATAGCAGCGTCTTGTTGTACACGTCAATATAGCAGTGTCATGTTGCACACGTCATAATAGCAGCGTAATGTTGAACACGTCAATATAGCAGCGCCATGTTGTACACGTCAGTATAGCTGCGTTGTGTTGTACATTTCCCTGTGGAAAATAGACATGTGAAAAAGCATTTGGAACATTTGATAATGcgtgtaaacatatttattaaagctcGATTACATCGAGAGCCTCACGCATAttttaaacgctctcgagtctgtatcctgggcctagaacaagtacttggtatCTTTAAAAGAGGtctaaagaacgcccccacagtggggatcgaacccgtgactcTCGGTCGCAAGGCGGAAATCATTTCCATTACGCTACAGCAACATTTGATTATTAATCATGACAATATTAAAAGTGCAATTATCGATATTCACAAATACAAATTGGGGATGATTTCCGTGTGTTTAATGTGCGGCGTGAAACCCTACTTATGTGAAgggttatatacatgtacttgactTTTAAGTAAGTCACCATATATAAAACTACGATAAAAGTCAAACGAAACTAAGTGAAATACACACTTTTTATATGTAACTGACATTATCTGCTATACAATTGTATATAACCAATGTATTCTAGACTGAACCGTAgacaaatattaaacatttacataCACGTAGTAAATAACTGTGTAGGTTACACAACTTCCAGAAATGAAGCTATGCAAATGTTCACAGGCGTtccatttctttctttttttatttaaattattgaaaattcAAGCATCGATGACGTAATTCAATGATTAATCAGGTGATTGTATTCTTCGCTGTCAGCTCAAAACATGGGCTGGTCGTCCGGAAACACGAGTAACATCATGGGCTGGGCCGGAAGTAACGGAAACACGTCGTCGAATTCCCACGGGTGGGTTGACGAAAAAACCGGATCCAGCGGGTCTTCTTCCGGTGGCGTAGGAGCCGCTGCGGGCCAGGCGGTTTCCACTGCAGTCGACATGGTAGCGGAGGCGGCGAAAGCGGAAGGTAGCATGTTAGTTTATAAGTGCTAGTTTGATACAAGCAAGATCAATCCATTCTGTATCCTGCAGTTATTAGATATAGGCCGGCGAGTTAATGATAAGAGAAATAATTAAAGTAAAAGAACCTCGAGTTTAAGCCCCAAattactttaaccctttcccactcagaagcaaagttaaaatgacaaacaacataaaaccagaacagcctgcgagtaactcgcagtctgttcaggttttatgctgtttgctgctcatcagtgtctaagacttgggaatgaagcctttaaaactggaatctagtaagaaaagtatttaaataaattaaacttgctgagggacttcaaatgcatcaCAATAGGTATCTAAATCGTTTAATAAACCGTTCTAAGGTTGTGACCAATAATATGTAGTCCTTAATTGTGTGGGCTATTTGACACATGCTGTTAATAGGTTCACCGTTTCTATATTAATTGTAGAACTAGAGGTTAGCTGTTGATAGGGACCCAGATTTTCGTTTGTTTGAAAAATGTCATCAAATGAATTAACTAACAGCGCTATACTATTTTGAATAGATTCTACTAATTTAAAAAAGAAGGATCCAGGCTCGTAAGAAGAAAAGGCTAACATGCTACAACTGACTTCTAAGACTTATGAATTTGAATGGTAGTTTAAACACTATGTGGATAATCAACGTTTGCTTATTTTCGATAAAAGCATTAAACAATGATATGCTATTGTTTTTCAATTCAATTGATGAGTATCAATAAACAAATTTTTCTTAGTCAGAAGTAGTATCgtgattgtttaaatataagtCCCTTTAACGATTGCGCTTGTAAGAATAGGTAAATGGTGTCCAGTGCGTATTTTGCACAACACGATTGATTAACGTTTAACTTTTACAATTTCGACCCGTGTTAACGCTCCCTCTTCAAAAATGTCTTCCGATTGTCAATAACCTTCGTTTCTTAATAAAGTTTAACTGATTCCGGGTTACCGGTACTACTAGAACTGACCAATCGGTGAACTAAATGCGAAGAAGCGTCTTTGTTGCCAAATCGTAACACGTGCCATCGGTAACACGACGCGTTTATGTAGTGAATTGCAACCTACTCCCCAATTCTCTCCGTAGTGAAGGCTCTAGCGAACTGTTTCAACCCGGTTGGAATGGCAATGGCGGGCGAGATCCTGGTGGACCCCCGCATTACCCTGGCACAGCAGCACGCCGACAACCACACGGACAAGGCGACGGCCTTCCAGGCGACCCTGGACTGGGTGAAGATGCTGCTGCCGCCTAACCCGCCCCAGATCCCACAGCGTTCTAGGTGGGTCACGTGATGtacgcatgtacatgtacaacataaCTACGAAAGCTCTTCACACAGGACTCTCGTCGGAAATAGTGTGCttcttaatttatttgcattattgTCCTTGCGAATTTAGCCATAACGAACTACCGGTAGTTATAAGAAACGCATCTTAAACTTCTTATATATTAGACTTGGAGTCAACTAAATCCAGCATCGTTATTATTTTCTAATCACTAAAAAAACTGAGCTCGTGTTTAATTACGTGGAAATACAGGTTATAATGAGTTATTCAAGTATTGCACGCGAAAATCAAAACACCTACTTGTATGGagtaacataaataaaacatagtgaatatttaaaaaaacgtcgAACTTTTTAAGCATGCGTTGACATTTCAAGGGAAAAAgttatttttgctaaaataacCATATTATCTATTTCAGGTAAAGTAATGCATTATTTTCATCAAATGCCCAACTATACATCGCTTCAAACTATTTTCTCACTGTTATCATATATCATTTCCAGCTATTCCTGTCCCGACCGCTGCCCGATCCCCGCCCCCGGGCTGTACGGTTGTCCGAGTGTTACCGTCCTAAAATACATCATCAAGCTGGCGGAGAATGGACCAATCACGGTGAGTAATGTTTACCACAAAGCAATATATGACGTCTACAAAGTCATGCCAACATGGTCACTGTTTGACGAATGTTTTTCCCATTTCAACCTAGTCTTGTAAGGTCCTACCAAATCATCGTCAACGTGCCTGAATATTGACTAATCTTACTGTTCAGGTGAACGACTTCTGTGGTGGTTGTCATGACTGCAATTCGCCGCACTACGCCGGGGACGCCGTTGACCTGAAGAAGGATATGATTCGCACGAGCGAGTTCTGGGTGGAGTGCCAAAAGATGGGAGGCTGGTTCTTTGACGAGGGCGAGAGTCTTCATTGCGACTTCCGGGCGAAAAAGAACTGAACAAAGCTGAGCGCGCGCTTGTGTTGAAATTGCTCTCCGAATTCTCAACGACATGTTGGCAGTTTATTGTGCGATTGTTTTTTTTCCTAACAGTGACAAAGTATAgtgatataatatattataaatgtgactggatttgtttttcatttgtctTTCATTTGTATAGGGTGTGTGTTGGGTTGTTCAGTGTAGAGATAGTTCTGTGTCGCTTGGCAGCAGCTCCCTCGGGAGGACAGACACAGCTGCTTCTCACCTGACACTCAACTCTCACTTGTGGTTTCGGGACCTTTACCCAACAGCAATATGGTAACCGCCTTTTTTGTGGTAGAAAAGACGTGGGCGCCTATTGTACGACCAGCTGTAAGTTTTTGGAGAGGAGACGGGCGCCGTCAAGATTATCTCAAGCCCACTTCAAGGAAATGAAATAGAATCAGTCGGGGCCCGGAATAACAACAACCGTGTACTCCACCACAAGTCTCTATGGAGGATGCGAGTTAGCATGCgcatacgggatggaggtcagcacgaaAAAGTCGAacatcatggtgaacagcacgaacAGCACCactgcagacatcaccatgaacggcaaGACACTGGAAGGGGTGACGAGCTGCATGTACTTGGGAAACACGAACCCCTgcggtccgaataagaattgccagCGTAGGCCATATTGATTTGGTTATGAATAAGCAGCTCCATCAGCTTTCCCACCGATCACAGGCTCTACAAGCCGTTTGAAGTCTCCATCCTACTTTACGTCTGCGAGACCTGGACACTTCACACTGACAAAGAACGCAGGATACATGCCTGTGAACACAGGTGTCTACGAAGACTGATACGCAGCTCCCACATACAACATAAGACCAACCAGTATGTACGGAACATGACAGTAGCACTTGTTGGCCCACAAGATCCCCTCCTGGCGTCCATCAAACA
This is a stretch of genomic DNA from Dreissena polymorpha isolate Duluth1 chromosome 7, UMN_Dpol_1.0, whole genome shotgun sequence. It encodes these proteins:
- the LOC127836952 gene encoding uncharacterized protein LOC127836952; translation: MGGQSASGQQQFGMGGDGQAGQFYGNQNGGTGGTGGQVASAIGSVVGGGSGSGSGQANIDPMKSGVLNVGGGDMVNNQGGFDKETGSYKPAAGSQPTSGKYNNAGFTPDQIDGWKGRDGDMNNGVGGCCEGYGNDSSSSSTAQNMGWSSGNTSNIMGWAGSNGNTSSNSHGWVDEKTGSSGSSSGGVGAAAGQAVSTAVDMVAEAAKAEVKALANCFNPVGMAMAGEILVDPRITLAQQHADNHTDKATAFQATLDWVKMLLPPNPPQIPQRSSYSCPDRCPIPAPGLYGCPSVTVLKYIIKLAENGPITVNDFCGGCHDCNSPHYAGDAVDLKKDMIRTSEFWVECQKMGGWFFDEGESLHCDFRAKKN